In a single window of the Caproicibacterium sp. BJN0003 genome:
- the pflB gene encoding formate C-acetyltransferase, which yields MQKAWEGFHEGNWQNTIDVRNFIQKNYTLYEGDESFLKGPTEKTQKVWGKCTTLLQEEMKKGGVLDVETERISGINNFEPGYIDRENEVIVGLQTDAPLKRMVNLYGGMRMAEQSLEQYGYKLNPEIERHFSEYRKTHNEGVFDAYPQRVRTARHAGLLTGLPDAYGRGRIIGDYRRMALYGIDFLISEKEKDLDELDGPMDDERIRLREEVSMQVRALKEIAKMGVGYGIDLTKPASNAREAVQAVYMGYLAGVKENNGAATSLGRTSTFLDIYIERDLQNGLLDEEGAQELIDQFIIKLRLVRHLRTPEYNELFGGDPTWITESLGGVGVNGKPLVTKNSFRYLHTLKNLGTAPEPNLTVLWSEHLPQTWKNYCAEVSIETDSIQYENDDIMRPIYGDDYGIACCVSAMRMGKQMQFFGARCNLAKSLLYAINGGIDEKKGTLVVPGIEPMTDEILDYDKVWKSYQKVLEYDAQLYTDANNIIHFMHDKYAYEASQMALHDTKVERLMAFGVAGLSVAADSLSAIKFAKVKPIRDENGIAVDFVTEGDFPKYGNDDDCVDDLAVNVMTTFSTELKKHPLYRGAIHTLSALTITSNVMYGKKTGTTPDGRKAGQPLAPGANPMHGRDQSGALASLNSVAKLPYRNICQDGVSNTFSIVPNALGKDETQRQNNLVFILGGYFAQGAHHLNVNVLNRETLLDAMDHPDKYPTLTIRVSGYAVNFNRLSREQQLEVVARTFHESM from the coding sequence ATGCAGAAAGCTTGGGAAGGTTTCCATGAAGGAAACTGGCAGAATACAATTGATGTTCGCAATTTTATTCAGAAGAATTATACCCTTTATGAGGGAGACGAAAGCTTCTTAAAAGGGCCTACCGAAAAGACTCAGAAAGTCTGGGGAAAATGCACCACACTTTTACAGGAAGAAATGAAAAAAGGCGGCGTCCTTGATGTTGAAACGGAACGGATTTCCGGCATCAACAATTTTGAACCCGGCTATATTGACCGCGAAAATGAAGTGATCGTCGGGCTTCAGACAGATGCTCCGCTCAAAAGAATGGTGAATCTTTATGGCGGAATGCGCATGGCGGAACAGAGCCTTGAGCAGTATGGATATAAGCTTAATCCGGAAATTGAACGTCATTTTTCAGAATACCGCAAAACCCATAACGAGGGCGTTTTTGATGCTTATCCCCAAAGGGTAAGAACGGCGCGCCACGCAGGATTGCTTACTGGGCTTCCGGATGCTTATGGACGCGGCAGAATTATTGGAGATTATCGCCGGATGGCGCTTTATGGGATTGATTTCCTGATCAGCGAAAAAGAAAAAGATCTCGACGAGCTGGATGGCCCGATGGATGATGAGAGAATTCGTTTGCGGGAAGAAGTCAGCATGCAGGTTAGGGCTTTAAAAGAGATTGCAAAAATGGGTGTAGGCTATGGGATTGATTTGACAAAGCCTGCTTCCAACGCCAGAGAAGCCGTGCAGGCGGTTTATATGGGATACTTAGCGGGCGTAAAAGAAAATAATGGTGCTGCAACTTCTCTAGGCCGCACCTCTACTTTCCTCGATATTTATATTGAACGTGATCTGCAGAACGGACTTTTGGATGAAGAGGGCGCTCAAGAGCTGATTGACCAGTTTATCATCAAGCTTCGTCTGGTGCGCCATCTGCGTACCCCGGAATATAATGAGCTTTTCGGCGGCGATCCGACGTGGATTACAGAATCGCTTGGCGGCGTCGGTGTAAACGGGAAGCCGTTGGTCACCAAAAACTCTTTTCGTTATCTGCATACGCTTAAAAATCTCGGTACTGCGCCGGAACCGAATCTGACCGTTCTTTGGAGCGAACATCTGCCGCAGACATGGAAGAATTACTGCGCAGAGGTTTCTATTGAAACAGATTCCATTCAATATGAAAATGACGATATTATGCGTCCAATCTACGGAGACGACTATGGAATTGCATGCTGCGTTTCCGCTATGCGCATGGGCAAACAGATGCAGTTTTTCGGTGCACGCTGCAACCTTGCCAAGTCTTTGCTCTATGCGATTAACGGCGGAATCGATGAGAAAAAGGGAACATTGGTTGTGCCGGGAATTGAGCCGATGACGGACGAGATTCTCGATTATGATAAGGTTTGGAAAAGCTATCAAAAAGTGCTGGAATATGATGCTCAGCTTTATACGGATGCCAATAACATCATTCATTTTATGCACGATAAGTATGCTTACGAAGCAAGCCAGATGGCTTTGCATGATACAAAAGTAGAGCGTCTGATGGCTTTTGGTGTAGCAGGCCTTTCGGTTGCTGCGGATAGCCTTTCTGCAATTAAATTTGCAAAAGTAAAGCCAATTCGTGATGAAAACGGAATCGCAGTGGACTTTGTGACCGAAGGGGATTTTCCCAAATACGGAAATGATGATGACTGCGTAGACGATCTTGCGGTCAATGTCATGACAACGTTTAGTACAGAGCTTAAGAAGCATCCGCTTTACAGGGGTGCGATTCATACGCTTTCTGCGCTGACGATTACCAGTAATGTTATGTATGGCAAAAAGACCGGGACGACACCGGATGGCAGAAAAGCCGGACAGCCTTTGGCGCCAGGCGCAAATCCGATGCACGGAAGAGATCAATCAGGCGCTCTGGCTTCTTTAAACTCTGTTGCAAAGCTACCTTATCGCAATATCTGCCAGGACGGCGTTTCCAATACATTCTCGATTGTCCCGAATGCTTTGGGAAAAGATGAGACCCAGCGCCAAAATAATTTGGTATTTATTTTAGGTGGGTATTTTGCACAGGGTGCACATCATCTGAATGTGAATGTACTTAATAGAGAGACTTTACTGGATGCAATGGATCATCCGGACAAATATCCGACTCTGACCATCCGCGTTTCCGGATATGCGGTCAACTTTAACCGCCTTTCCAGAGAGCAGCAGCTGGAAGTCGTCGCCCGTACGTTCCATGAATCCATGTAA
- a CDS encoding VOC family protein, with protein MKYTCTLIAVKDMEKAKQFYHDVLGLEVVSDFGANVTLTGGIALQTVDTWRNFIHKQEKEIVFGNNACELYFEEDDMDGFIKKLNSIKSILYVHPLLEHSWGQRVVRFYDLDKHIIEVGENMNMVVKRFINTGLSIEETAIRMDVPIDYVKSCFA; from the coding sequence ATGAAATATACCTGCACGTTAATCGCGGTAAAAGACATGGAAAAAGCAAAGCAATTTTACCACGATGTTTTAGGATTAGAAGTTGTTTCTGATTTTGGAGCAAATGTCACTCTGACAGGCGGTATCGCATTGCAGACTGTTGATACTTGGAGAAATTTCATTCATAAGCAAGAGAAAGAAATTGTCTTTGGAAACAATGCTTGTGAGTTATATTTTGAAGAGGATGACATGGACGGCTTTATTAAAAAATTAAACAGTATCAAAAGCATTCTATATGTTCACCCACTCCTTGAACATTCATGGGGCCAACGAGTCGTTCGTTTCTATGATTTGGATAAACATATCATTGAAGTCGGTGAGAACATGAATATGGTCGTTAAGAGATTCATAAACACTGGACTTTCAATTGAAGAAACAGCTATTCGTATGGATGTCCCCATTGATTATGTAAAATCGTGTTTTGCATAA
- a CDS encoding sporulation protein YqfD: MPKLTRWLVGWVRFTVKSGGERFLNSCARKGVLLWDIRPGPPISCCIRDSSYRDLRPIARQAKVKIRLQKKAGLKRRIWALKKRPGLVIGAILCLLNLWFLSHFLWTINIQMQGAETLTPQKIEDTLKQLGITSGTPKAEIPTGKVQAHLMDAFPEISWVTVNDRGCDLEIHVTEKSNAPAVEDKTGWCHLRAKCSGVITRTEVFAGKALVKAGDGVYEGQLLVSSAVVDHEREFYQMTHASGKIYADTQHVLKEQVPLSTEISEEDGSVIVRRGLRIFGMQIPLSFSLPPQGEARHEFESQTLSAGNTALPVSLEEEKIYPLKKVSVERTEEQAMAEADRLLSEQEEQANIDGEVLKREDQSKIENGVLFVERTLNCEENIAEEVKISVD, encoded by the coding sequence ATGCCGAAACTGACCCGTTGGCTTGTTGGGTGGGTACGCTTTACCGTGAAAAGCGGCGGAGAGCGTTTTTTAAATAGTTGTGCGCGCAAAGGAGTTTTGCTTTGGGATATTCGACCGGGTCCTCCGATTTCTTGCTGTATCAGGGATTCCTCTTATCGGGACCTCCGCCCGATTGCAAGACAGGCAAAAGTGAAAATCCGTTTACAGAAAAAAGCAGGACTAAAACGAAGAATATGGGCCTTGAAAAAGCGTCCGGGACTCGTGATTGGTGCCATTCTTTGTCTACTGAATCTTTGGTTTCTCTCTCATTTTTTATGGACAATTAATATACAGATGCAGGGAGCAGAAACGCTGACTCCACAGAAAATTGAGGACACACTAAAACAGCTTGGAATTACATCCGGGACTCCAAAAGCAGAAATCCCGACGGGAAAGGTGCAGGCTCATTTGATGGATGCTTTTCCAGAAATCAGTTGGGTAACGGTTAATGACCGAGGCTGTGATTTGGAAATCCATGTAACGGAAAAAAGCAATGCGCCGGCGGTAGAAGATAAAACAGGCTGGTGCCATCTGCGGGCAAAATGCAGCGGTGTCATCACCAGAACAGAGGTCTTTGCAGGGAAGGCTCTTGTTAAGGCTGGTGACGGTGTTTACGAGGGGCAGCTTTTGGTTTCTTCGGCAGTTGTAGATCATGAGCGGGAGTTTTATCAAATGACACATGCCTCCGGAAAAATCTATGCAGATACACAGCACGTTTTAAAAGAGCAGGTACCGCTTTCTACAGAAATTTCAGAAGAAGACGGAAGCGTCATTGTTCGTCGGGGACTGCGTATCTTCGGAATGCAGATCCCGTTGAGCTTCTCTTTGCCGCCGCAGGGAGAAGCAAGACATGAATTCGAAAGTCAAACGCTTTCTGCGGGGAATACCGCACTTCCAGTCAGTTTGGAAGAGGAAAAAATTTATCCGCTCAAAAAAGTTTCTGTTGAGCGTACGGAAGAACAAGCTATGGCGGAAGCAGACCGGCTTTTGAGCGAGCAGGAGGAGCAGGCGAACATCGATGGAGAGGTCTTAAAAAGAGAAGATCAGTCCAAAATCGAAAATGGGGTGCTCTTTGTGGAACGCACTCTAAATTGTGAGGAAAATATCGCAGAAGAGGTAAAAATTTCTGTCGATTAA
- a CDS encoding sporulation protein: MKKIFTFGGGLFLIALLLRFPQEGAAGAKLGLDTCLSVLIPSLYPFLVLTVFLVKSGATASFGNSPLGKFIARLFALPQSAAGTILMGMCGGYPAGSRGIEALYEENELTEKEASHALLFCVNAGPAFLCTAVGAGFLRNPVAGQLLLCAHLLGGILLGVLLSIHFRGHFSLPKSPQKPLPSPAKALLAAARSAAASMVSMCGFVILFAAFLQIVQKLLSLPQLSALSAICEVTLGCKTMALSGMPLWCFALATGWGGLCVHLQVLQGLKFKVSLWQFFLCRLLHGILSAILIFPLAHLFPGASPVFGSNSATVPSLSGPMIGSAVLLLLCIAVLLDTCSFSKRREKA, translated from the coding sequence TTGAAAAAGATTTTCACTTTTGGAGGAGGTCTCTTTTTAATCGCCTTACTGCTGCGATTTCCTCAAGAAGGAGCCGCCGGCGCAAAGCTGGGGCTTGATACCTGTCTCTCTGTTCTAATTCCGTCTCTATATCCATTCCTGGTTCTGACGGTCTTTCTCGTAAAAAGCGGAGCTACCGCCTCTTTTGGAAATTCTCCTCTTGGAAAGTTCATCGCAAGACTTTTTGCTTTACCTCAATCTGCCGCCGGAACAATTCTGATGGGAATGTGCGGTGGCTATCCGGCCGGTTCCCGTGGAATCGAAGCACTTTACGAAGAAAATGAGCTCACCGAAAAGGAAGCCTCTCACGCCCTTTTATTTTGTGTAAACGCAGGGCCGGCCTTTCTTTGTACCGCAGTTGGTGCCGGTTTTTTAAGAAATCCCGTTGCCGGCCAGCTGCTTTTATGTGCGCATCTTTTAGGCGGAATTCTTCTTGGCGTTCTTCTTTCAATTCACTTTCGGGGACATTTTTCTCTTCCAAAATCTCCTCAAAAGCCATTGCCTTCCCCTGCAAAAGCATTACTTGCAGCTGCACGCAGTGCCGCAGCTTCCATGGTCTCTATGTGTGGATTTGTCATTCTTTTTGCAGCTTTCCTTCAAATTGTCCAAAAGCTCCTTTCTCTTCCCCAGCTTTCTGCTCTCTCCGCTATCTGTGAAGTAACTTTGGGCTGCAAAACCATGGCTCTCTCCGGAATGCCGCTTTGGTGTTTTGCCCTGGCAACCGGCTGGGGCGGGCTCTGCGTCCATCTGCAAGTTTTACAGGGATTAAAATTTAAAGTCTCTCTATGGCAATTTTTCCTTTGCCGCCTGCTTCATGGGATCTTATCAGCAATCCTTATTTTTCCACTCGCTCACTTATTCCCAGGCGCATCTCCCGTTTTTGGAAGTAACTCCGCTACCGTTCCCAGCCTTTCCGGCCCAATGATTGGAAGTGCTGTTTTACTGCTTCTTTGTATCGCAGTTCTATTGGACACCTGTTCTTTCTCAAAAAGGCGGGAAAAAGCATAG
- a CDS encoding YabP/YqfC family sporulation protein, translating to MKRKKRANKEPFRINVVEMAMQPRLEIFGNRELVIDGCAGVLEYSAEKIRVRYGRMVLQIGGRNLKISNLGAKSLSVTGFFTSFEFLS from the coding sequence ATGAAAAGAAAAAAAAGGGCGAACAAAGAACCTTTCCGGATAAACGTGGTGGAAATGGCAATGCAACCACGTCTGGAAATTTTCGGAAATCGAGAACTGGTAATCGATGGCTGTGCCGGGGTCCTAGAATATTCTGCAGAAAAAATTCGCGTTCGCTATGGCAGAATGGTTCTGCAAATTGGCGGACGAAATCTTAAAATCAGCAATTTGGGAGCGAAATCGCTTTCGGTAACCGGATTCTTTACGAGCTTTGAGTTTTTATCATAA
- a CDS encoding transcription repressor NadR encodes MTPDERRNGILKVLEETETPLSATKLARQFGVSRQIIVGDVALLRASEIKIFATPRGYVLNRDSGSQKHTIACRHESLSLLQKELYLVVDNGCGLIDVIVDHDLYGQIIGQLHIFSRHDADEFLSRLNKTHSVPLSALTGGVHLHTLSCPDEASFRRVLEELKKAGILFEENL; translated from the coding sequence ATGACACCGGACGAGCGTCGAAATGGAATTTTAAAAGTACTCGAGGAAACCGAAACGCCATTGAGCGCTACAAAACTTGCACGCCAATTCGGCGTCAGCCGACAGATCATTGTCGGTGATGTTGCACTTTTGCGTGCGTCTGAAATTAAAATTTTTGCAACGCCCCGCGGTTATGTTCTCAACCGGGATTCCGGTTCTCAAAAGCACACGATCGCCTGTCGGCACGAATCACTCTCTCTTCTTCAAAAAGAGCTTTATCTGGTAGTGGATAATGGCTGCGGTCTAATTGATGTCATCGTTGATCATGATCTTTACGGACAAATTATTGGTCAGCTACATATTTTTTCCCGCCATGATGCCGATGAATTTTTAAGCCGTCTAAATAAGACCCATTCTGTTCCGCTTTCTGCACTGACAGGAGGCGTCCATCTCCATACACTCTCCTGCCCAGATGAAGCTTCTTTTCGACGCGTCTTAGAAGAACTCAAAAAAGCTGGAATCCTTTTTGAGGAAAATCTTTAA
- a CDS encoding YjdF family protein, which yields MGTIRTSVTVLFEDPFWIALYERWEDRRYEVCKITFGAEPKDYQVYAFLCKNWKRLRFSLAVQTEKSDAERINPKRMQRLIHRQVGNTGIGTKAQQALKLFQEQNKLVRKENSRERREEEKDRRYELHREKAKEKHKGH from the coding sequence GTGGGAACAATCCGTACTTCTGTTACGGTTCTGTTCGAAGATCCGTTTTGGATCGCGCTTTATGAACGGTGGGAAGATAGACGGTACGAAGTTTGTAAGATCACTTTCGGGGCGGAACCCAAGGACTATCAAGTGTATGCGTTTCTGTGTAAAAATTGGAAAAGGCTACGTTTTAGTCTGGCGGTTCAAACGGAGAAATCTGACGCAGAGAGAATTAATCCAAAGCGGATGCAGCGCCTGATTCATCGGCAGGTTGGGAATACTGGAATCGGGACTAAAGCACAGCAGGCACTCAAACTTTTTCAGGAACAGAACAAACTGGTTCGAAAAGAAAACTCCCGCGAACGGCGTGAAGAAGAAAAAGATCGTCGCTACGAACTTCACAGAGAAAAAGCAAAAGAAAAGCACAAAGGCCATTAA
- a CDS encoding DUF6774 domain-containing protein: MNPCELTVFVSSLASALAKNLSNEELQLLSAVCTQLGDSFNTFLIQREACEPPCTSLPSNQIAGNSNKPVL, encoded by the coding sequence ATGAACCCTTGTGAACTGACTGTTTTTGTCTCTTCTCTTGCTTCTGCCCTCGCAAAAAACCTCTCCAATGAGGAACTGCAGCTTTTATCCGCCGTCTGTACGCAGCTTGGAGATTCTTTTAATACTTTTCTCATCCAGCGTGAAGCTTGCGAACCACCCTGTACTTCTTTGCCTTCCAATCAAATCGCTGGAAATTCCAATAAGCCCGTGCTATAA
- the pflA gene encoding pyruvate formate-lyase-activating protein, which yields MTLARIHSIESMGLVDGPGIRVVVFMQGCRLRCRFCHNPDTWDLLGGTQMSPQELLKMLLRYRPYFERSGGGVTFSGGEPLMQPQFLEEMLFLCKEAGIHTCLDTAGCGMGNYEAILKNTDLILYDVKEITSEKYQSMTGQSWDETNRFLRAVQKSGTPVWVRHVVVPGLTDSQEHLKELRQFILEQVPNVKQVELLPYHLLGVSKYETMGIPYSLNGVPAMDPNVLEEDQKKYFQNFSGGI from the coding sequence ATGACGCTTGCTCGAATCCATTCGATTGAGAGCATGGGATTAGTAGACGGCCCGGGAATTCGTGTAGTCGTGTTTATGCAGGGGTGCCGACTGCGGTGCAGATTTTGTCATAATCCGGATACATGGGACTTATTAGGCGGCACACAAATGTCACCGCAGGAACTTTTAAAAATGCTTTTGCGCTATCGTCCATATTTTGAACGAAGCGGCGGCGGAGTGACTTTTTCCGGCGGAGAACCTTTGATGCAGCCACAGTTTCTTGAGGAAATGCTTTTCCTTTGCAAAGAGGCGGGAATCCATACTTGTTTGGATACAGCCGGCTGCGGAATGGGGAATTATGAGGCAATTTTAAAGAATACCGATTTAATTCTTTATGATGTAAAAGAGATTACATCGGAAAAGTATCAAAGTATGACAGGTCAAAGCTGGGACGAAACAAATCGCTTTTTAAGAGCGGTACAAAAAAGCGGAACACCAGTATGGGTGCGCCATGTAGTGGTGCCGGGACTGACGGATTCGCAGGAACATTTAAAAGAACTGCGTCAATTCATTTTGGAACAGGTGCCAAATGTGAAACAGGTGGAACTTTTGCCGTACCATTTGCTGGGAGTCAGCAAATATGAGACGATGGGGATTCCCTATTCCTTAAACGGGGTTCCTGCTATGGATCCCAATGTATTGGAAGAAGACCAGAAAAAATATTTTCAGAACTTTTCAGGAGGAATTTAA